The Corynebacterium simulans genome contains a region encoding:
- a CDS encoding Mu transposase domain-containing protein → MTATANEKMDNWISCHVKALDYLGKCPGIIVPDNAPTATYRPVKNKPGRRIQQRYADFADYYDILLVPARPGKPRDKAAVERAVQLVYSRILGYFDGITFYSLDELNEAIAQRVDDINMNMPRPDGITRKELFDADEAPMMRDLPDTPFTEVSWRNVKVDRNWHICCDYQYYSVPFQYIGKTLRARLTNSLVSIFDGDDLVAEHSRMHGFKYRYCTDPAHTPDKDIAGVKPLTRDELLARASSFGPATAKVVSSILERNAKAVPRGLHTARNVLVKLGNKHNKTTLEPACQQVIDHSLAPNMQVIARIQADIARNGHTLNQTPAVQADHAQSRIVDITAIPDAVFLRPASHYDIPKKEA, encoded by the coding sequence GTGACAGCAACAGCTAACGAGAAGATGGACAACTGGATTTCCTGCCATGTGAAAGCCTTAGACTACCTCGGTAAATGCCCTGGCATCATCGTTCCTGACAACGCACCGACCGCGACTTATCGGCCGGTGAAGAACAAGCCCGGCCGGCGCATTCAACAACGCTACGCGGACTTCGCCGACTACTACGACATCCTGCTCGTACCGGCCCGACCTGGAAAACCTCGGGATAAGGCCGCTGTGGAACGCGCCGTCCAACTCGTCTACTCGCGCATCCTCGGCTACTTCGATGGGATCACCTTCTACAGTCTTGATGAACTCAATGAGGCTATCGCCCAGCGCGTCGACGACATCAACATGAATATGCCTAGGCCCGATGGGATAACCCGTAAAGAGTTGTTTGATGCTGATGAAGCGCCCATGATGCGTGACTTACCAGATACCCCGTTTACGGAAGTGTCCTGGCGAAACGTCAAAGTCGACCGTAACTGGCACATCTGCTGCGACTACCAGTACTACTCAGTGCCGTTCCAATACATCGGCAAAACCCTGCGGGCACGGCTGACCAACAGCCTGGTGAGCATCTTCGACGGCGACGACCTAGTCGCAGAGCACTCACGTATGCACGGGTTCAAGTACCGCTATTGCACTGACCCAGCCCATACCCCGGATAAGGACATTGCCGGGGTCAAACCTCTTACCCGTGACGAGCTGCTTGCTCGAGCATCATCATTTGGGCCGGCAACGGCCAAGGTCGTCTCCTCAATTTTGGAACGCAACGCCAAAGCCGTACCCCGCGGGCTACACACTGCCCGCAACGTGCTCGTCAAGCTGGGCAACAAGCACAACAAGACCACGCTTGAGCCTGCCTGCCAGCAAGTCATTGACCATAGCCTGGCACCCAACATGCAGGTCATCGCGCGGATTCAGGCCGACATCGCCCGCAACGGTCACACCCTCAACCAAACGCCAGCCGTCCAGGCCGATCACGCCCAGTCGCGCATTGTGGATATCACCGCAATCCCTGATGCAGTATTCCTGCGCCCAGCCAGCCACTACGACATCCCGAAGAAGGAGGCCTAG
- a CDS encoding ATP-binding protein has protein sequence MTTINLDDDIRATLRKLRLSTFADIFFDLVAADDANTALPEEIFLKAVEETAAKRRQTNIAKAITQAKFRYPGATLAELINPDERGLNLRQLKRLAATPWRDEPSNVHVLAPTGAGKTYIACAIGIAACQAEYSVAYYRLDQLVDELGAFLPADERYVAKMRKLQNIDVLILDDFLTIGINQRGQEDLTKIIFDRDGRLPTIIVSQTTAAYWVKKLPDPIGADSLVSRLNAGQRIELGDYDMRQHLASATYGANE, from the coding sequence ATGACCACCATCAACCTTGACGATGACATCCGAGCTACACTGCGTAAACTGCGTCTTTCCACCTTCGCTGATATCTTTTTCGACCTAGTCGCCGCCGATGACGCCAACACCGCTCTACCGGAGGAAATCTTCCTCAAAGCCGTGGAAGAAACCGCGGCCAAGCGCCGGCAAACCAACATCGCAAAAGCCATCACCCAGGCGAAATTCCGCTATCCGGGAGCAACACTCGCCGAGCTGATCAACCCAGATGAACGAGGGTTGAATCTACGCCAGCTCAAACGACTAGCCGCAACACCCTGGCGCGACGAACCTTCCAATGTGCACGTCCTAGCGCCCACCGGTGCGGGTAAAACCTACATCGCCTGCGCTATCGGTATTGCTGCTTGCCAGGCTGAATACAGTGTCGCGTACTACCGGCTGGATCAGCTCGTCGATGAATTAGGGGCCTTCCTGCCAGCAGATGAACGCTATGTAGCTAAAATGCGCAAGCTACAAAACATTGATGTACTCATCCTCGATGATTTCCTGACCATAGGAATCAACCAGCGCGGACAAGAAGACCTAACCAAGATCATATTCGACCGCGACGGCAGACTGCCGACCATCATCGTCTCCCAGACAACCGCCGCCTACTGGGTGAAGAAACTACCCGACCCCATCGGCGCGGACTCACTGGTCAGCAGACTCAATGCCGGACAGCGCATCGAACTCGGCGACTACGACATGCGCCAACACCTGGCAAGCGCCACATATGGCGCCAACGAGTAG